One stretch of Glycine soja cultivar W05 chromosome 7, ASM419377v2, whole genome shotgun sequence DNA includes these proteins:
- the LOC114420096 gene encoding histidine-containing phosphotransfer protein 1-like, whose protein sequence is MEVDQMQRECLDYTKSLFLEGFLDGQFLQLQQLQDENNPDFVVEVVSLFFEDSERLLNDLTFALNQKSIDFKKVDAHVHQLKGSSSSIGAQRVKNCCISFRNFCEEQNIDACLSCLQQVRQEYCHVKNKFETLIRLEQQIVAAGGSIPMMEFSF, encoded by the exons ATGGAGGTGGATCAGATGCAGAGAGAGTGCTTGGACTACACCAAATCCTTATTCTTGGAG GGCTTCTTGGATGGTCAATTTCTTCAACTTCAGCAGCTACAGGATGAGAACAACCCGGACTTTGTAGTTGAAGTGGTCTCTCTCTTCTTTGAAGATTCTGAGAGACTTCTCAATGACCTTACCTTTGCTCT AAATCAGAAAAGTATTGACTTCAAAAAAGTTGATGCTCATGTTCACCAGCTAAAGGGTAGCAGCTCAAG CATAGGTGCTCAGAGGGTAAAGAATTGTTGCATTTCTTTCCGCAACTTTTGTGAGGAACAGAACATAGACGC GTGCCTCAGTTGTCTGCAACAAGTAAGGCAAGAGTACTGCCATGTTAAGAATAAGTTTGAGACACTGATCAGG CTTGAGCAACAGATCGTGGCAGCTGGTGGGTCAATCCCAATGATGGAATTTAGTTTCTAA
- the LOC114420741 gene encoding heavy metal-associated isoprenylated plant protein 19, with translation MGKNKKVEQQNKVIIVEFKVSMYCNSCERTVAKVISKCKGVEKFITDMNEHRVVVTGRIDPMKVFKKLKKKTGKKVEIVSNMDEEPNDESDKLVMMHQFAPENDSCIKTETIMMFSDENPNACVVM, from the exons ATGGGCAAGAACAAAAAAGTTGAACAACAAAACAAAGTAATAATTGTAGAATTCAAGGTTTCAATGTACTGCAATTCATGTGAAAGAACCGTTGCCAAAGTCATCTCCAAGTGCAAAG GAGTGGAAAAGTTCATTACCGACATGAACGAACACCGGGTGGTGGTGACGGGTCGTATTGATCCCATGaaagtatttaaaaaactaaagaagAAAACGGGAAAGAAAGTGGAGATTGTGTCTAACATGGATGAAGAGCCAAACGATGAGTCGGATAAACTTGTTATGATGCATCAGTTCGCACCGGAAAATGATAGTTGCATAAAGACCGAAACCATCATGATGTTCAGTGATGAGAACCCAAATGCATGTGTAGTAATGTAG
- the LOC114420091 gene encoding probable 1-deoxy-D-xylulose-5-phosphate synthase, chloroplastic, producing MDLSALSSYRTLGKLLPLPSHSQWGLHFLAHAHRLHQMKKRPCGVYASLSESGEYYSHRPPTPLLDTVNYPIHMKNLSTKELKQLADELRSDVIFSVSRTGGHLGSSLGVVELTVALHYVFNAPQDKILWDVGHQSYPHKILTGRRDQMHTMRQTNGLSGFTKRSESEFDCFGTGHSSTTISAGLGMAVGRDLKGRKNNVVAVIGDGAMTAGQAYEAMNNAGYLDSDMIVILNDNKQVSLPTATLDGPIPPVGALSSALSRLQSNRPLRELREVAKGVTKRIGGPMHELAAKVDEYARGMISGSGSSLFEELGLYYIGPVDGHNIDDLVAILNEVKSTKTTGPVLIHVITEKGRGYPYAEKAADKYHGVTKFDPPTGKQFKSKATTQSYTTYFAEALIAEAEADKDVVAIHAAMGGGTGMNLFHRRFPTRCFDVGIAEQHAVTFAAGLACEGLKPFCAIYSSFMQRAYDQVVHDVDLQKLPVRFAMDRAGLVGADGPTHCGSFDVTFMACLPNMVVMAPSDEADLFHMVATAAAINDRPSCFRYPRGNGIGVQLPTGNKGTPLEIGKGRILIEGERVALLGYGSAVQNCLAAASLVECHGLRLTVADARFCKPLDRSLIRSLAKSHEVLITVEEGSIGGFGSHVAQFMALDGLLDGKLKWRPIVLPDRYIDHGSPADQLSLAGLTPSHIAATVFNVLGQTREALEVMS from the exons ATGGATCTCTCCGCTCTCTCATCATACCGCACTCTCGGGAAGTTACTTCCTCTTCCCTCTCACTCTCAATGGGGTCTCCATTTCCTCGCCCACGCTCACCGCCTCCACCAG ATGAAGAAAAGGCCATGTGGGGTATATGCATCCCTCTCCGAGAGTGGAGAGTATTATTCCCACCGACCGCCAACTCCCCTACTAGACACCGTCAACTATCCTATTCATATGAAGAATCTCTCTACCAAG GAGCTGAAACAACTCGCGGATGAACTGCGTTCTGATGTTATTTTCAGTGTTTCTAGAACTGGGGGCCATTTGGGCTCAAGCCTTGGTGTGGTGGAACTCACTGTTGCACTTCACTATGTCTTCAATGCCCCTCAGGACAAGATACTGTGGGACGTTGGTCACCAG TCTTACCCGCATAAGATACTCACCGGTAGAAGGGACCAGATGCATACCATGAGGCAGACAAATGGCTTATCTGGCTTCACCAAACGTTCTGAGAGTGAATTTGATTGTTTTGGCACTGGTCACAGCTCCACCACCATTTCGGCAGGACTTG GAATGGCTGTTGGGAGGGATCTGAAGGGAAGAAAGAATAACGTGGTTGCTGTTATAGGCGATGGTGCCATGACAGCAGGGCAAGCTTATGAAGCCATGAACAATGCTGGATATCTTGATTCTGACATGATTGTTATTCTAAATGACAACAAGCAGGTTTCTTTACCAACTGCTACTCTTGATGGACCCATACCACCTGTAGGAGCCTTGAGTAGCGCTCTCAGTAGATTACAATCAAATAGGCCTCTTAGAGAATTGAGAGAGGTTGCCAAG GGAGTTACTAAACGAATTGGAGGTCCTATGCATGAATTGGCTGCAAAAGTTGACGAGTATGCTCGTGGCATGATCAGTGGTTCTGGATCATCACTTTTTGAAGAGCTTGGACTCTACTATATTGGTCCTGTTGATGGTCATAACATAGATGATCTTGTTGCCATCCTCAACGAAGTTAAAAGTACTAAAACAACCGGTCCTGTATTGATTCATGTTATCACTGAAAAAGGCCGTGGATACCCCTATGCAGAAAAGGCAGCAGACAAATACCATG GGGTTACCAAGTTTGACCCACCAACTGGAAAGCAATTCAAATCCAAGGCTACCACTCAGTCTTACACAACATACTTTGCTGAGGCTTTGATTGCAGAAGCCGAAGCTGACAAAGACGTTGTTGCAATCCATGCTGCTATGGGAGGTGGAACTGGCATGAATCTCTTCCATCGCCGTTTCCCAACAAGATGCTTTGATGTGGGGATAGCAGAACAGCATGCTGTTACATTTGCTGCAGGTCTGGCTTGTGAAGGTCTTAAACCTTTCTGTGCAATTTACTCATCATTCATGCAGAGGGCTTATGACCAG GTGGTGCATGATGTGGATTTGCAGAAGCTGCCTGTAAGATTTGCAATGGACAGGGCTGGATTAGTTGGAGCAGATGGTCCCACACATTGTGGTTCTTTTGATGTCACATTTATGGCATGCCTGCCTAACATGGTGGTGATGGCTCCTTCTGATGAAGCCGACCTTTTCCACATGGTTGCCACCGCAGCAGCCATTAATGATCGACCTAGTTGTTTTCGATACCCAAGGGGAAATGGCATTGGTGTTCAGCTACCAACTGGAAATAAAGGAACTCCTCTTGAG ATTGGGAAAGGTAGGATATTGATTGAAGGGGAAAGAGTGGCTCTCTTGGGCTATGGATCAGCTGTTCAGAACTGTTTGGCTGCAGCTTCCTTAGTGGAATGTCATGGCTTGCGCTTAACAGTTGCTGATGCACGTTTCTGCAAACCACTGGATCGGTCCCTGATTCGCAGCCTGGCAAAATCACATGAGGTTTTAATCACAGTTGAAGAAGGATCAATTGGAGGATTTGGTTCTCATGTTGCTCAGTTCATGGCCCTTGATGGCCTTCTAGATGGCAAATTGAAG TGGCGGCCAATAGTTCTTCCGGATCGTTATATCGATCATGGATCACCTGCTGACCAATTGTCTTTAGCCGGTCTTACACCATCTCACATAGCAGCAACAGTGTTCAATGTACTAGGACAAACAAGAGAGGCACTAGAGGTCATGTCATAG
- the LOC114420093 gene encoding uncharacterized protein LOC114420093, giving the protein MGSPTSRIVFRIVVVALLLLLLFYIGRPLYWKISATVHDIRNNKQTVRQGLSQIVIEAQKSVGWYHDESDSGVRANYRKLLLHKPISTVFA; this is encoded by the exons aTGGGTTCACCGACATCAAGGATTGTGTTCCGTATTGTGGTGGTGGCgcttctgcttcttcttctcttctacaTTGGTCGCCCTCTGTATTGGAAAATCTCCGCCACCGTCCACGACATCCGCAACAACAAGCAAACTGTCAGACAAG GTCTTTCCCAAATCGTCATTGAGGCTCAGAAATCGGTCGGTTGGTATCACGATGAGTCCGACTCAGGGGTTCGTGCTAACTACCGAAAACTGCTTCTTCATAAGCCCATTTCCACAGTTTTTGCTTAG